One Salmo trutta chromosome 12, fSalTru1.1, whole genome shotgun sequence genomic region harbors:
- the LOC115204552 gene encoding claudin-4-like has translation MGMDIVFIVEMVEVVGIALGVIGLILTIVICALPTWRVTTIIAGNVATTEVVWYGLWMRCVTQGTGQTQCDNSMWHWRYNLQPARAMIPTAIILGVLGVMVSMVGAKCTNCIKDKTSQAKLIIITGILFILAGILILIAVFLVAKPIISDSSTQIEGKTELGASLYFGWVAAILLLIGGVLLFVTVGVFGWTMGIFGWIVSLVSCYISISHYYYIWDMKKVLMTITSISSILGALGVMGSIFGTRCCNCIESNRIRVKARFIVGIFFILASILQLTTEIVVVHFLIMDVQRQLANLVDFILFDLVFLAELSSWSASMLLIGGTILCCSIFKRNQSDSSMTQSTSR, from the coding sequence ATGGGCATGGATATCGTGTTTATCGTGGAAATGGTGGAGGTCGTGGGCATCGCCCTGGGAGTCATAGGATTAATACTGACCATTGTGATCTGTGCACTCCCCACCTGGAGGGTGACAACCATTATAGCCGGTAACGTTGCCACCACAGAGGTGGTCTGGTACGGCCTGTGGATGAGATGTGTGACCCAAGGCACAGGACAGACACAGTGTGACAACTCCATGTGGCATTGGAGATATAATCTGCAGCCTGCCAGAGCCATGATCCCCACTGCCATCATCCTGGGGGTTCTGGGGGTCATGGTCTCCATGGTCGGAGCCAAGTGCACCAACTGCATCAAAGACAAAACGTCTCAGGCCAAGTTGATAATTATCACTGGAATACTTTTCATCCTGGCTGGAATTCTCATCCTTATCGCTGTGTTCTTGGTAGCCAAACCAATCATCAGCGACTCCTCCACACAGATTGAAGGGAAGACTGAGTTGGGGGCCTCGCTGTACTTCGGATGGGTGGCAGCCATCCTTCTCTTGATTGGAGGGGTCTTACTGTTCGTCACTGTCGGAGTCTTTGGATGGACGATGGGAATCTTTGGATGGATAGTCTCCCTAGTGTCCTGTTATATCTCTATAagtcattattattatatttggGACATGAAGAAGGTTCTGATGACGatcacctccatctcctccatcctgGGAGCACTAGGAGTGATGGGATCCATCTTTGGGACCAGGTGCTGCAACTGCATCGAGAGTAACAGGATCAGGGTCAAGGCCAGGTTTATCGTTGGAATATTCTTCATCCTGGCCAGTATCCTGCAGCTCACCACTGAAATTGTGGTTGTCCATTTCTTGATAATGGATGTCCAACGGCAGCTCGCTAATCTCGTCGATTTTATCCTATTCGACCTGGTTTTCTTAGCTGAATTGAGTAGCTGGTCCGCCTCCATGCTCCTGATAGGTGGGACCATACTCTGCTGTTCCATATTTAAGAGGAACCAGTCAGACTCATCGATGACTCAATCAACCTCCCGCTAA
- the LOC115202648 gene encoding mucin-17-like codes for MVEVVGIALGVIGLILTIGICALPTWIETTFIAANAANTEVVLYGLWMSCVNQGTGQTGREVYNSLGAKWMVLMMITSISTILGTLGVMGSIFGTRCCNCIKSNRTRVKARFIVGIFFILAGSAAIRSMAIITIIFWVLRVSIVRAKCTNHINNKKSKAKLMIISRMFFILAPILVDGQHHLGELGVSLYICWEAAALLLVMGVILCNFCRPITPLSVTPLSVTPLSGTPLSVTPLSVTPLSGTPLSVTPLSVTPLSVTPLSGTPLSVTPLSVTPLSVTPLSVTPLSVTPLSVTPLSVTPLSVTPLSVTPLSVTPLSVTPLSVTPLSVTPLSGTPLSVTPLSVTPLSVTPLSGTPLSVTPLSVTPLSVTPLSGTPLSVTPLSVTTLSGTPLSVTPLSVTPLSVTPLSVTPLSVTPLSVTPLSVTPLSVTPLSVTPLSVTPLSVTLLSVTPLSVTQLSFTPLSVTPLSVTPLSVTPLSVTPLSVTPLSVTPLSGTPLSVTPLSVTPLSVTPLSVTPLSVTPLSVTPLSVTPLSVTTLSAGTVLIYSVC; via the exons ATGGTGGAGGTCGTGGGCATCGCCCTGGGAGTCATAGGATTAATACTGACCATTGGGATCTGTGCTCTCCCCACCTGGATAGAGACAACCTTCATAGCAGCTAACGCTGCCAACACAGAGGTGGTGTTGTACGGATTGTGGATGAGCTGTGTGAACCAAGGCACGGGACAGACAGGGCGTGAGGTGTACAACTCCTTGGG GGCCAAGTGGATGGTTCTGATGATGATCACCTCCATCTCCACCATCCTGGGAACTCTAGGAGTGATGGGGTCCATCTTTGGGACCAGGTGCTGCAACTGCATCAAGAGTAACAGGACCAGGGTCAAGGCCAGGTTCATCGTTGGAATATTCTTCATCCTGGCCG GATCAGCAGCCATCAGATCCATGGCAATAATAACCATTATCTTCTGGGTTCTGAGAGTCTCCATCGTCAGGGCCAAGTGCACCAACCACATCAATAACAAAAAGTCCAAGGCCAAATTGATGATCATCTCCAGAATGTTCTTCATCTTGGCTCCAATCCTGGTGGACGGCCAGCACCATTTGGGGGAGTTGGGGGTCTCGCTCTATATCTGCTGGGAGGCAGCGGCCCTGCTCCTGGTTATGGGGGTCATACTGTGCAACTTCTGTCGCCCTA TAACTCCCCTGTCTGTAACTCCCCTGTCTGTAACTCCCCTGTCTGGTACTCCCCTGTCTGTAACTCCCCTGTCTGTTACTCCCCTGTCTGGTACTCCCCTGTCTGTAACTCCCCTGTCTGTTACTCCCCTGTCTGTAACTCCCCTGTCTGGTACTCCTCTGTCTGTAACTCCCCTGTCTGTTACTCCCCTGTCTGTTACTCCCCTGTCTGTTACTCCTCTGTCTGTTACTCCCCTGTCTGTTACTCCCCTGTCTGTTACTCCCCTGTCTGTTACTCCCCTGTCTGTAACTCCCCTGTCTGTAACTCCCCTGTCTGTTACTCCCCTGTCTGTTACTCCCCTGTCTGTTACTCCCCTGTCTGGTACTCCCCTGTCTGTTACTCCCCTGTCTGTAACTCCCCTGTCTGTAACTCCCCTGTCTGGTACTCCCCTGTCTGTTACTCCCCTGTCTGTAACTCCCCTGTCTGTAACTCCCCTGTCTGGTACTCCCCTGTCTGTAACTCCCCTGTCTGTTACTACCCTGTCTGGTACTCCCCTGTCTGTTACTCCCCTGTCTGTAACTCCCCTGTCTGTAACTCCCCTGTCTGTTACTCCCCTGTCTGTAACTCCCCTGTCTGTAACTCCCCTGTCTGTTACTCCCCTGTCTGTTACTCCCCTGTCTGTAACTCCCCTGTCTGTAACTCCCCTGTCTGTAACTCTCCTGTCTGTTACTCCGCTCTCTGTTACTCAACTGTCCTTTACTCCCCTGTCTGTTACTCCTCTGTCTGTAACTCCCCTGTCTGTTACTCCTCTGTCTGTTACTCCCCTGTCTGTTACTCCCCTGTCTGTAACTCCCCTGTCTGGTACTCCCCTGTCTGTTACTCCCCTGTCTGTAACTCCCCTGTCTGTTACTCCCCTGTCTGTTACTCCCCTGTCTGTTACTCCCCTGTCTGTTACTCCCCTGTCTGTTACTCCTCTGTCTGTTACtactctgtctgct GGCACTGTGCTGATATACTCTGTGTGTTAA